The Vigna angularis cultivar LongXiaoDou No.4 chromosome 6, ASM1680809v1, whole genome shotgun sequence genome contains the following window.
ataagataGTAGTAGTttaaaaacaatcaaacttgattattttaatattaaagagttttaatataaatagttttgttatggatgagtttcataattttaaaacatatcatCTATTTAGAAATAACCTTTTTagagttatttgatttttttctagGATTTCTCGTTCTGTGTTTATTTGACTAAAGAACCGAGACTGTAGGATTGATTCTTGTGACGCACTCTTCAGTTTGGACAGATTAATTTCTCAGATAGAGTAAGTGCGATTTCTGTTCCTCTTTttggtttgttttgttttcttttgcatcTGAGTCAATTGTGGATGCATGTGAtgattaattcttttataagaCTATTTATTGATCAGTGGTTTTAACGGTGTACCTTAATCATGTTTCTATTGTTCGTAGGAGAAGATAGAACTTCCAGTGCGTTTTGTACTGTTTAGGTCTTTTAGAACGGTTTGATAATTTAtaaggtaagggaaactaaATACCATTGTACAcaatttcttatataatttgatttgtatgTGCATGTTTGATTATCTGTGATTGATTAGAATGactgttttaattgattaagttaCTATGGAAATACTGTTATGACTGCTTGATAAATGTTATTGGTTTTGGATGAACTATGAGGGTTAGTAATTGTTGTTTAGTTAATTGGAATTATTGTTGAAATGTTATTGTGTTATGGTATAATTATTTGGTTGTTTGGGTTTGAAATCTTATGGTTTAGTGTGAGGAAATTCTATTGAAGTTGTCTTGATGTATTTCACTTGAGGAAATCTTACTGGTTTTGGGTATTTCACTTGTCTTGATGATTTGACTTGATGAGATTAAGGGCATAAATGGTGGTTTTACTATTGGATGTTTAAATGGGTAAACAATTAGGGTATTGGTTTAATAGTAGGTTGGCGAGCTGATTGGAAATTTGTCTTTCATTTGTGGTTTGATAAGTGAAATTCTAGAGGGTTTGTTCTTTGAGTAAGTTTGACATTTGAGGTTTGTAATTAGGTCAATTAGGACTTGGTTAGTCACTGAGTTTGCTATACTCCAATCTACATTATGTGAAATCTGCTGATTGTGTTTTTGGGTAGTTGGTTTGGTGAGATGGACTAAATTCTTGGACAATTAAGCAAATCGATATTCAATCTGAAtgataaacatattttcaaatcaattattGTGAAAAGAATACTAATTTGGTCATTTAGATAGGTGTTGAGTGCATCTAGATCAAGTTTTTGTCTTATGGTATAGCGTTGAGCTGCTGTTTGTGGTGCTTAATGCTACTAAACTTGAGAGTCACTAAGCTCTAGGGCATTGAGCACCACAAAGTCAGTGAGCTCTCTGACTTCTAGGCACGCGGTGGTTTAAGATGCTGAGGGCCACTTTTCCTTGCAAGTCTGGATATGGATTTTTCCAGTAATTCGTTGGGCAAGAGATCTTGCTCGTTAAGCGACCTTTGTTCTGACAACATTGTGATGGTTTTCTATATCCTTTGACTTATGCTTGTTTAAGATGTgttgataaattttatcttgTTTATATTGGAAATTTAGTGTATGCTAAATGTATATggattttgatttaaatttggTATGAGATGGGTTCGTGAGTGTGAAATTCTATATGATGTTATAAGGATTTCAAGGAGAAATCCTTAAGATGGTTGTGTATaatgtatgtattgatatagGATGGTCGATATTAGGGGTTTGATGGTCGAGAAGGATAGTTATGTAGTGAAGAACATGAGGTCCTTAGTTTGATGGTCATGTATTGGCCATAGATGTTTGACGGATTAACCTCGGTGTGTGGTAGTATGTATGGGTGAGTTGTTTCACCACTATTGGGTGCAGGGCTCCTAAAGTTCGATATCAATACATATATCTAGATGGTCAAGTCTAGAGGAAAGGATTGTATGTCTTAGGATTTACTGATTTATCTATGTTATATGCCTACTTCTATAAACTTGATATATGATTGTTTTTGGTACATTAACTTACTATTTCTTTTCTGTTTGTCTGTTTATGTGTTTCTTCTTGTTTGTAATGATCACCTAAATGGTACGAGCAGATGAATGTATTCCAGTTGATCCAGTGTAGGAAGAGAGTGATGCTGAAGTTTAGAGTTAACTTGTTAGTTATCTTGTCTTATTACATTTTGTAAAACATTAGTAGGGTTTTTAACTTGGTGtaataataagtataaaatCTTTGTATGAATATGTTTAATTAGCATTATAGTTATGTAAGAGATAACTATAAGgtttaatagcttattttgtcCTCAGTTTTGCTGAATAAtgtcaatttagtccctcgttttaaaagtgtttgaaagtGGTCCTCAGTTATTAAATTTTGCGTCAAAATTGTCCCTTCCTTTAAATAGAACCAAACAGAGTTAAGACATTGATGATCTGGCATAGTGCAGTGGTAACGTGTCAATTTAAAGTTGTATATGTGGTGACATGTTACGTAGTTGGACGTTGATGTGTAAGGTTTTTTTAATTGGGGAAAAATTGATTTAGGGCATGGCGACGTCATCCTCCTTCTCCTCCAGAACTGCCCCTAGTCAGTCTTCGCATTCTTGGGCTCCTTCTTCTGCGGCGCCACCGTCACCACCGTTAACCCCTTCTACACTCCAGCGGAGGTGGCCAAGCAAGCCGCGACCTCCAACGCCAAACTCATCATAACACAGGCGTCCTACGTTTGTGCCCCCATCATTTTGGCGATTGCAAAGAGTCCACCGATAGTCCATCTGTATCCTTACTTGTTCCTTTTAGATTGCCTCCTATTATGGCCACTTGTATCCAACCTACCATTAGTCCACCGATAGTCCGTTTTGGATCTACACAAGAAACAATAATCACAAATATAATGTAAAAGGTGCACTGTTTACTAAATCAAGGTGGAAAAATGAGTTGAAAGGAGAAAACACAACACGAACCCacttaggaaaaaaaatatactaccTTGTTGAAAtttaactaaaacaaaacaaggaaaactTTCAGGAATTAACATTGTAATCAGATCCAGAAAACCCTGGCTTAAACAATCTAAGAACAAAACCACGATTGGgaaatattattgtataagAACGTACAAAACCTTGATGATAGGAAGAAGAGAGTATACCTTAGGGAAAAAACATTGCTTGGTGAGCGTGGCGCCGTTTGTGCCACCCATCATTTTGGCGATTGCAAAGAGTCCAAATTTGTAGCGATACAACATGTCATCGATTTGAGTGATTATGTCTTCTGCTCTTGTGGGAAAGGAACTTGAGGATTCTGTGAGGGCCAAACTTCCCAATGCCTTTGATtcaaagagagaataaaaaacgAACAACATTGATTCAAAGACATTGCCACTTCAAAGAATCCTAAATCAAATTTTCCCCAATTAAAAAAACCTTACACGTCAACGTCTAACTACGTAACACGTCACCACATATACAACTTTAAATTAACACATTACCAGATCATCAATGCCTTAGCTCTGTTTGGTTCTTTTTAACGGAATGGACGATTTTGACGCAAAATTTAATAACTGAGGACTactttcaaacacttttaaaacgaaAGACTGAATTGATATTATTCAACAAAACTTAAGATAAAATAAGCTATTAAACCTAACTATAATAAGTTTTTGTATATATTCACTTAGAGAGAATTTGtcctctcatttttttttacaggTGATATCTCTTTTAATAGTTGTATACTAGTAAAATAGATGCTATATTCTTACTTGTGAATAATCAATATAATCAATgataatataattcttttttagataatgaaagaaaatatattttaaactaatatattcGTAAGTTAAACtacaaatttgaaataaaagacttgttataaactttttatcaaggaaaaaatactataatttttcaatactgtaaaaatagtttgatatatttttcacctatcaattttttaaagtggttctaatatatttttcttttagttcttACTGGTTGCTTTAGTCTTTAAAAGAcattgtttttttaatctttgtattgtaagaaaaatttctttaaaataaacaatatatattgtaggagttaaaataaaaaatattttataaaaacggGAAATAACAatggtaaaaaattaaaaagtttttttaacaagatttattaaaaagttataattctaaaaacgaaaaaatatattacaagataatttttttaattctttgagAAATGTTAATTGGTGAGAACACTTTTTCTAACATTCTTATATATTCTATCTTTaacacttttattattaattaacattgattaaaaataaagttttatagaTTATTGAAATTCACATACAAAACTAATCTACTGAAAAATAAGATATTTCAAACTTCGTGATGTTTCAGAAACTCCCACCGGCAAAAAGTTTTACGAAAGAACGTTAAaagaggtttttttttttttttcggtttttagAAAGAACTTTGTGTTATctcttaacaaaatttatgttttttattcatGTGTAAGAAGTAGTCACCTTCTTCTTGCTTCTTCTGCTCCACTGAGCACAGAGTGAGCACAGAGTGAGCACAGAGTGAGTGTACAAAACTACCAACTTGGTGAGTTCTCTCTGGATAAGACTTTCGTCTGTTTTCCCCATCCTTTATCTTTCACCCTTTTGCTCAATCTTGATGTTTCCTCAAAAAACTTGTATTTTTCACCACCCTTTATCATTTTATGTATTTCTAGGTTGTGGGGCTTATAATCTGCACAGACGAGGTTCTATTAGCTAATGTTAGCAAAATTTCTTCGAGAGATTCTGGAAAACTGTCTCTATTGTTccttcttattttaaatttcaaaactttattgctggttatttctgatttttattttgggtACATGTagttattttaacattttagttGCCTGGtgcaaaattgaaaattatgcTGCTGGATTAATTCGAATggatcaaacaaaaataatttccttTGAATTCAAGCATTTTCTTGTTTGAAAACTTATTGGTGTTTATACCGACCTAGCCAAATTTGAAGTACTTGAAATTTGTGTTGCAGTTGTTAACCAGGATTTCATGTTAAATAATCTCTCTGAAGATTGGTGTTTTTACGTGTGAGCCGAACAATGTTGTGTGACCCATGTAGTTGATCTTACTTACTGGGATAAGAATTTTGATACTGTTATGCATCTCTCGTAACATTATGGTTCTGGTTAACAGAGGtccaaattgaaaatttattggTGATTATATAGGGCTGGGAAAATTGGGGCTACTTGGAATTTGTGTTGTATATTCACTTGTGGTAACATTATGGTGCAGCAGGTTAATAGAGCTGAAAGACAACAATACACTCGTCCCTTACAAATTTCTCATACAATCCATGATTGTCTTACACCCTTTTGCTTTCCTCCCTTCTTGCACTACCATTACATGCTCAAAACCTTTTTCTCATGACAATCACTTTGTGCCATCTTCAATGGCTCTCCGGATATTCCCGAATAATGCCAGGACAAGAACATTCTTATGTAGTGCTAGTAGTCAGCCGATGGATTTGAATGGTATGGATTTCAATATAGACGTCATTAAGGAAGATTTGGAGCTTCGGGGTGATGGCGAAGGTGGGTTTTTGGGTCAAGGTTTGTATGGAAGAAGTGATGAAAATGACATTGTTGAAAAAGCAGCACAggaaggtgaagatgatgattctggATATTCAGATCGAGGATCATATACAGGTAGGCCAGAGAAGGATTATGATAAAGATCCAGAACTCGGTAACATTCTGGGGAATTTTCTGGAGAATCCCCAAGAGGCACAATCCCAGGTAAGCATCACTGTATTAATGGTTTGACAACTTCAGCCTTGCATTATAGACTCTATCTTTTGGTGGTGGTGGGGAGGAGgggtatttttgtttctaaGTGTGATGTTTGTTACATTTCTTGTtgttgaaaaattaaagaatagcATATGTGAGCTACTTTGAATTCTAATACCGAGGAATACTATTTGTGCTTAAATTAATCGAAAGAGCTTGATATATTTGCAGTTGGAAGATAGATTAAGAAAGAAGAGGCACAAAGTACTGCACACAAAGACTGGATCTGGTAAACCAATGAAAGTGTCATTTAACAAGTAAGCTCAACCATGCATATATGTGTGATTGTACCATGCAGTTTTTTTGTTATTCGTGCAATTTTGCTTGCGTAGTTgcgtttttcttattttgacaTTCAAATTTCTTCTCAGTTTGGTGTGCCAGATTTTACTGGTGTAATAACCTTTCATGTTTAGTTACTGGCTAATAAACTCTCTTCA
Protein-coding sequences here:
- the LOC108342178 gene encoding uncharacterized protein LOC108342178 isoform X1 → MLIELKDNNTLVPYKFLIQSMIVLHPFAFLPSCTTITCSKPFSHDNHFVPSSMALRIFPNNARTRTFLCSASSQPMDLNGMDFNIDVIKEDLELRGDGEGGFLGQGLYGRSDENDIVEKAAQEGEDDDSGYSDRGSYTGRPEKDYDKDPELGNILGNFLENPQEAQSQLEDRLRKKRHKVLHTKTGSGKPMKVSFNKFDFSNSFIWFEFYNVPLAKDISLICDTIRSWHIIGRLGGCNAMNMQLSQSPLDARPSYDYIQGANVEPTTFYNIGNLEVQDNLARIWVDIGTVEPLLLDVLINALTQISSDFVGIKQVMFGGAEFESWNEDLKSEEAGYGVHKI
- the LOC108342178 gene encoding uncharacterized protein LOC108342178 isoform X2, encoding MIVLHPFAFLPSCTTITCSKPFSHDNHFVPSSMALRIFPNNARTRTFLCSASSQPMDLNGMDFNIDVIKEDLELRGDGEGGFLGQGLYGRSDENDIVEKAAQEGEDDDSGYSDRGSYTGRPEKDYDKDPELGNILGNFLENPQEAQSQLEDRLRKKRHKVLHTKTGSGKPMKVSFNKFDFSNSFIWFEFYNVPLAKDISLICDTIRSWHIIGRLGGCNAMNMQLSQSPLDARPSYDYIQGANVEPTTFYNIGNLEVQDNLARIWVDIGTVEPLLLDVLINALTQISSDFVGIKQVMFGGAEFESWNEDLKSEEAGYGVHKI